DNA from Leptospira mayottensis 200901116:
CGATGATTTTTACGAACAGCTGACTCCTGAAAAAGTGGACCGGATTCTAGATAACCTGGACTGACAAAAGGAAATCCTTATGGCGGAAATGAAACTTCTTACGAAATACATAGACAACCCTCAGTCCGCCAAACTTGAGTTTTACGAATCGGTACACGGTTACGAAGGTTTAAAAAAAGCGCTTTCGATGAAACCGGACGATATCATCGCGGAAGTCAAAAAATCAGGTTTGCGAGGAAGAGGGGGTGCCGGTTTTCCTACCGGACTCAAATGGTCCTTTATCCCGAAGGACGTTCCCAAACCGAAATACATTATCTGTAACGCTGACGAAGGCGAACCCGGAACATTCAAAGATCGTAAACTGATTGAAAATCTTCCGCACCAAATCATAGAAGGAATGATCATCGGAGCAAAAGCCATTGGCTCGAACAAAGGATTCTTTTACATTCGGGGAGAATTTCAGAAAGGCGCCAAGACGATGCAGGCCGCAATCGACGAGGCGTACGCCAAAGGTTATCTCGGAAAGAATATTTTAGGCACCGATTTCGACTTCGATCTGATTTTGTACGAAGGTGCGGGCGCTTATATCTGCGGAGAAGAAACTGCACTTATCAATTCCCTGGAAGGAAGAAGAGGCCATCCAAGATTGAAGCCTCCTTTCCCTGCGGTATCGGGTTTGTATCGTTCTCCGACGGTGGTCAATAACGTGGAAACGTTTTCCGCGATTCCTCATATTTTGGATAAGGGTGCGGATTGGTATTCCAAGATCGGAACCGAAAAATCTCCGGGTACGAGACTTTTCAGCGTATCGGGTCACGTAAAAAGACCGGGTGTTTACGAAATCGAATTAGGAACTCCTTTATTAGAACTTGTGAATGATCTTTGCGGAGGAATCGTGGACGATAAACCTCTCAAGGCAGTGATTCCGGGCGGATCTTCGGTGCCGATTTTGACGGCGGAAGAATGTAAAACCGCGAACATGGACTTCGAATCCATGGCGGCTCATAAGACGATGCTCGGTTCGGGCGCAGTCATTGTGCTCGCGGAAGGCGCGGACATCGTGGAAACCACGTATCGTTTTGCGAGATTTTATGCTCACGAATCCTGCGGTCAGTGTACACCTTGTCGAGAAGGCACTCATTGGGTTCGGGATATTCTGTATAAAATCAGAGAAGGAGAGGGAACTACCCAGGACATCGACTTGATTCTTTCCTTGTCCAGAAATATGGAAGGTGGAACTACGATTTGTCCTCTTTCCGACGCTTGTGTGGGAGCGGTTCGCCCTGCGATTCAGAAGTTTCGCGCGGAGTTCGACGCTAGATTGAAAGAAAAACCGGCGCCTGTGCCCAATCATCCTCGAAGAAGAAAAGAAGATCAAATCGGCGAGGGGGGACAAAGAACTCCATGAATTGGAATGAAGTTTTATTTTGGCTTTTGAAAAGCGGACTTTTCTTTTTTATTCTGATTACCGCCTGCGCGTATTATACGCTCGCAGAAAGAAAGGTGGCAGGTTTTATCCAGGATCGGAAAGGTCCGAACCGCGCCGGAATTTGGGGGCTTTTGCAACCACTTGCGGACGGGATTAAATTTTTAACCAAAGAGGAAGTGTTTCCGACTCAGGTGAACAAGGTTATGTATTTGATCGCTCCTGCGATTTCCATGACCTGTGCGATCATGGCCTGGTCTGTCGTTCCCTTGGGCGGTCAGATTCCTCTTCCACAATGGCTTCAAGATAGAACCGGTCTGGTATTTTTGGACTTGCAAATCGCTAACCCGGATACAGGAATTTTATTTTTGTTTGCGATTTCTTCCCTTGCGGTTTACGGAATTATCATTGCAGGATGGGCCAGTAACAATAAATATTCTTTGTTAGGTGCGATTCGTTCCACGGCCCAGATGATCAGCTATGAACTACCCCTCGGGATGAGCGTGGTTTCGATCGTGATCCTCACGGGTTCGCTGAAGCTTACGGATATCAGCGCGTCTCAGGCGGGGCTTTGGAATATCTTCAAACTTCCTGGGTTTATAGCGTTTTGTCTATTTGTAGTGGCGATGTTTGCGGAAACCAACCGTTTACCTTTCGACTTGGCGGAAGCGGAGTCGGAACTCGTGGTTGGATTTCACACCGAATACGGAGCGTTTAAGTTCGCATTATTTTTTATCGCGGAATACATGAACATGATCACGATGAGTTGTGTCGTAACACTTCTATTTTTCGGAGGATATCAGGTTCCGTTCGGAATTTTAGAAGGGCACGTATTGCAGCCGTTATTTGGACTTTTTTTATTTTTGGGAAAGGTTTTGTTCTTCACTTTTTTATTCGTGTGGGTGAGATGGACTCTTCCTCGTTTCCGCTACGATCAGCTTATGAGCCTCGGGTGGAAAAAACTGATTCCTTGGGCGGTTTTGAATATTCTGGTCGCGAGCCTCTATATACAATTTTAAGAATATAACAAATATGTCATTTGCAGATCAACCTCAGTTGCTTTTGTTCTTTCTGTTCGCTTCGGTGATGATACTCAGCTCTTTGGGGGTGATCTTTCATCCGAACGCTATCACGGCCGCAGTGCTTTTGGTTCTGAGTTTTTTTTCCTTGGCCGCGATCTACGCCGTGATGAACGCGATTTTTATCGCTACGATGCAGCTTCTCGTCTATGCGGGGGCGATCATGGTACTGGTCGTGTTCGTGCTGATGCTTTTGTCCCTCCGGGACGACTCGACTCAATTCTTTATCTTCCAGAAACCCGTTAAAAAACTCTTATATTTGGGACTAGTAATGTTTTTGGGGGTTCTTCTGACTACGGCGGTTCAGGACGGAATCCCTTCCGAAACCTCGCAACGAATCGGATATGGGGAAACTCAAGACGGAAAGTCTCCGGATTATTCTTTTACGATCGGTTATCGAAGGACGGAGTATCGGAGCGAAAAATCATCAATCGCAATTCTTCCTGTGAGAGCCGAGGGGAACACCGCTGTAGTGGGAAGCGCGATGTTTTTACGATATCTTCTCCCTTTTGAACTCATCTCCATTTTGTTACTCGCTGCGGTACTTGGAGCGGTCGTGCTCGGAAAAAAGAATTTAGGAAAGGACGTGGAAATATGAGTCTTTGGATATCCGGAATTCCAATGCACTACTATCTGATTCTCGCGATGATCATTTTCACGATCGGAGTGGCCGGTGTGATGGTTCGAAGAAGCGCCGTGTTGATCTTTATGTCGGTGGAATTGATTCTGAACTCTGTGAACCTGGTCTTCGTCACTTTTTCGAAAGCTTTGCACCAAGTGGACGGGGAAGTGGTCGTATTTTTTGTAATGGCTATTGCTGCCGCGGAAGCGGCCATCGGACTTGCGATCGTGATCGCGATCCATAGACTCAAAAAGACGAGTTACGTGGACGAAATGAATCTGATGAAATGGTAGATGGAATGGAAATATCTATACTCATCTATGCGTTAGTTGCTCTTCCATTGATAGGATTTCTCGTTTCCGGTATTTTTGGCAAATGGCTGAAAGGATTCACTGGAATTTTTTCCACGGGAGTCGTGTTCTTGTCCTTTGTTCTGGCTCTCGCCTCCTTTGTTCAGTTCCATCCGATGGAAAGGACGATCCCGGAAATCGTAACGGTGATGCCTTGGATTGAAACGGGGGACCTAAACGTATCGCTCGCGTATCAAGTCGATCAGCTTTCGCTCTATATGATTCTGATCATTACGGGAATCGGAGCGCTCATTCACCTCTACAGCATTGGTTATATGAAGGATGACCCCGGTTTTACGCGTTACTTCGCTTACTTGAATTTGTTCATCTTTGCGATGCTCAATCTAGTACTTGCGGAAAATCTAATACTTCTGTTTCTCGGATGGGAAGGGGTCGGACTTTGTTCGTATCTTTTGATCGGTTTTGATTACCACAAAGAAACAGCCGCCGACGCGGGAATGAAAGCCTTTATCGTAAACCGGATCGGAGATTTAGGAATGCTTTTGGGGATTGCACTCGTGTTTTGGTATACGGGTTCCGTGTCCTTTACGGCAATCGGAGAAGCGA
Protein-coding regions in this window:
- the nuoF gene encoding NADH-quinone oxidoreductase subunit NuoF, which produces MAEMKLLTKYIDNPQSAKLEFYESVHGYEGLKKALSMKPDDIIAEVKKSGLRGRGGAGFPTGLKWSFIPKDVPKPKYIICNADEGEPGTFKDRKLIENLPHQIIEGMIIGAKAIGSNKGFFYIRGEFQKGAKTMQAAIDEAYAKGYLGKNILGTDFDFDLILYEGAGAYICGEETALINSLEGRRGHPRLKPPFPAVSGLYRSPTVVNNVETFSAIPHILDKGADWYSKIGTEKSPGTRLFSVSGHVKRPGVYEIELGTPLLELVNDLCGGIVDDKPLKAVIPGGSSVPILTAEECKTANMDFESMAAHKTMLGSGAVIVLAEGADIVETTYRFARFYAHESCGQCTPCREGTHWVRDILYKIREGEGTTQDIDLILSLSRNMEGGTTICPLSDACVGAVRPAIQKFRAEFDARLKEKPAPVPNHPRRRKEDQIGEGGQRTP
- the nuoH gene encoding NADH-quinone oxidoreductase subunit NuoH; its protein translation is MNWNEVLFWLLKSGLFFFILITACAYYTLAERKVAGFIQDRKGPNRAGIWGLLQPLADGIKFLTKEEVFPTQVNKVMYLIAPAISMTCAIMAWSVVPLGGQIPLPQWLQDRTGLVFLDLQIANPDTGILFLFAISSLAVYGIIIAGWASNNKYSLLGAIRSTAQMISYELPLGMSVVSIVILTGSLKLTDISASQAGLWNIFKLPGFIAFCLFVVAMFAETNRLPFDLAEAESELVVGFHTEYGAFKFALFFIAEYMNMITMSCVVTLLFFGGYQVPFGILEGHVLQPLFGLFLFLGKVLFFTFLFVWVRWTLPRFRYDQLMSLGWKKLIPWAVLNILVASLYIQF
- a CDS encoding NADH-quinone oxidoreductase subunit J → MSFADQPQLLLFFLFASVMILSSLGVIFHPNAITAAVLLVLSFFSLAAIYAVMNAIFIATMQLLVYAGAIMVLVVFVLMLLSLRDDSTQFFIFQKPVKKLLYLGLVMFLGVLLTTAVQDGIPSETSQRIGYGETQDGKSPDYSFTIGYRRTEYRSEKSSIAILPVRAEGNTAVVGSAMFLRYLLPFELISILLLAAVLGAVVLGKKNLGKDVEI
- the nuoK gene encoding NADH-quinone oxidoreductase subunit NuoK → MSLWISGIPMHYYLILAMIIFTIGVAGVMVRRSAVLIFMSVELILNSVNLVFVTFSKALHQVDGEVVVFFVMAIAAAEAAIGLAIVIAIHRLKKTSYVDEMNLMKW